agtgaccCCTTATTCATCTGTGAGATTAGGGGTTTCCCAAAGGCATCTTCAGCTGTCCACCTGGGGAGGGCAAGGTCTCCAGCCTTCGAGGACTGTGGCAGGCAGGAGGGGGACCGAACTAGGGCTCCCTGCCCCGCACTCATGGGAACTGGCTCCGACGGGTCTCTGTCTCCGTGAACCGGTGGCTGCCCTCTGGATGTCTCCGGCCTCTGGTGCAGTCCAGCCCCCAACTAAGTGAGTCCACTTTGGGCCACAGAGGCCGAAGGGCCGGGGACCCGTTGGGGACAGCCAGCCGCTGTCCTCCCAAGTGCAGGGTGCTCCGAGTTCTCTCCTTAGGGAGACTTGAAGCAACTCACCTGAATGGAGCCCCATTTACTGGAAATGCCCGGGCTGCCCACTCTGGAGCCGGCCTGGGCCCTCGTGCCCGCTCTGGGCCCCTGGACCATCTCCATCGCGCTTCGGGAACACTGGCGGTGTCCTGGGGCACCTCTCGGTGAGCTGCGGGCTTCTCCTGCACGGGGCACCCCCCCCCGCCTTGGCCTGGGAGTGGTCCAGAGACCTgagcccagagggagggaggctcGGCCAGGTTAGGAGATGACCTGACCGGAAACTCAAGATGGGAACGATATAAATAGACGCCCTGCAAATGCTTCAAGTGTAAAAATAGAGCCTGCAGGGGCCTGCCCGAGGGTGCCGGGGCCTGGAGGCCCGAGGGTGCTGGAGGGCCTGGAGGCCCGAGGGGTGGTGCAGGGGCCCTCCCGCAGGACAGAGGGCCGGAGGCACCCAGCAGGTGTGCAGACCCGGCACTGCGTGGGCTGGCCCGGGCTGGCCTCCCTGGGGTGGCACGCTGTCCCGGGGCCGGTGAGCAGACCGTTGTCCCAGGCCAGAGGGCCGTGTGAGCAGGCACCCGAGGGCAGTGGCCGGAGGAGGGCAGTGTGTCCCCACGAGGGCGCTGGGCTGGGTGGCGGGTGAGCTGGGGTTGGCACCACGGGAGGCCGCGGCAGGGGGCGGGATGACCTGCTCTGAGCCCACAGGCGGGTTGGCCGGTCACGGACGCAGCAGGCCGGGCCCCGGAGCGCAGGTGCAGGACAGGCCGGGAAGCTACAGATACCCTCGGCGTCGGGCGTCCCGGAGCCCTGCCGTCCTGCAGGAGTCCTGGGCCCGGAGTCCCCCTGTTCCAGAACCTCTCGCAGCGGGGAGGGCCTTGTGCGACCTCTGTGTCCCTCCTTCCCCCCGGCTTCTCCGCCTGTCACGGCCGCCCAGCCAGGCAGCGTCTTCCCGGGCAGCTGCCCGTGGACAGTCCCTCCTTTGTCCCCTTCTCCCCCGCACCTGCAGCTTCGGGCTCTGTCCTCCTGAGAGACGGTCCTGTCCTTCGGAGTCTCTGTCCTCAGCCCCCTTGGGAGCCTGACTTCTATGCCACGTGGCGGGAAGCATGAGGGGCTGGCTGGGAGCCAGGCGTCCCCCCGGGGTGTACCCCTCACGGGGCCGGGGGGCCAGGTGGAGGGTGGCAGGCAGGCCTCTCTCACCCCATCTGTGTTCCTGAGAATCTTCGTCCGTCCGGCAGCAGGGGCGTCCCGGTGAGCCTGGCCTCGGGGGGCTTCCCAGGCACTTGTGTGCTCTGGCCCAGCTGGCGACGTGCCCTCACCCACACCCCTGTGGGCCCCTGCCTTCTTCCGGAGCAGCTCGGCTGTACCCCCTTGCTGGAAGCCTCCACGAAGCCCCAGCGGACACAGGCTGGCCACGCTCAGCTGTTTCCAGTCCCGGCTGGCTGTGGTGGCTTGAAGACACGTCCACTAATTCGTCCACACCCTCCACCTCCTAATTCCCCTCTCACCGAGGGTGGGCCGGAATGAGTGATTCACTTCcagcaaatagaaaacagtgGGAAGGACCATGTGTCACTTGCGAGACAGTCACCAAGGCATTGTGGCCACCCCATTGCTCTTCCTCTTGGATCACCAGCTCTGGGGGGACCTTGGGAGCCATGTCAGGAGTGGTCCCGTGGAGAGGTCCCCTGTGTCGAGGACCGAGGCCTCCAGCCACCTTGGAAGGAGGTCCCCCGGCCCGCGTCAGGCCTTCAGATGGTGCAGCCCAGCCCCACACCTTGATGGCAGCATCAGGGGAAACCCTGAGCCACAGCCAGCCAAGCTATTCCCAGATTGCGGACACTTGGACGTCATGTGGCCATTTGATGCCGCTAAATTTGGGGTCATTTGTTCTGCAGTAGTAGATAGTATTGAGTCCCCAGCCAGGCTGGGCCTGCAGGTGGGTGAGGCGAGTCTCTAGGTCATTTCTGGatcccagtgcccagcacaagACCAGGCCCCCTgtaatgattgattgattgacaaAAGCCAATAAGCTTCCCTCCTCTAAAccatcaggcttttttttttttttttttttttttttaaaccatcagGCTTTAGTCTGCTTTATATGGAGAGAGCTTCCTGTTGCTCAATCCAACTCCCTGTGTCTTGGATCAGGGTGGGGTCAGAGGTCATCTTGTCCAAATGTGACCCCTGAGGCCCAGGGCCGATAATTGTCTCAGCCCTTCCAGCCAGTGGATTCCAGGTTTGAGTCCTGGGCATGAAGGGGTAGCCAGGGGCTGGAAACGTGGCCAGCGGGAGATGCCGTAGGAAGCAGGCCAGGGAGGGCTTGGGCTATGGCTTGGGTGCCCAAGAGTGAAGACACAGTCGGGGTGTGGGTAAGGGCAGGAGCAGGTCCTCAACAAGGTCAGGCCTGAGGCTGCCTGTGAGGCCCCGCCCTCGAGTCCCACCTCTGCTGTGCGGCAgctcacccccccccacccccggcgccTTGTGGTCTGCAGCAGCCAGCTGGGCCTTAGGGACATCCACGCCCAGAGCACACACTCTCACCTGTCCCGTTTTATAGATGCAGAAACTGACTTGGGGTCAGTGATTCCCTCCTGGTCAGACTGAGCTGGGTGGGAACTTCAGCTCTCCGGACCCTGGAGCCCCTTTTTCTGGAAATGCCCGGGCTGCCGGTCTCTGGAGCCAGCCTGGGCCCCCATGCCCGCTCTCACTTCCTGGACCATCTCTGTCACCCGGAAATCCCACCGCCCTTCCTCGACCTCTCCACATCCTGCCCCAGTGGCAAAGCAGGTGAAAATTAAAGATTGACCGGGTATCTTCGACTCAGCAGTCCCCCTCCTGAGAGTGCGCCCCATGGAAACAACAGAGACCCCAATGCAGGCCCGTGGGAGCACCCCCTGGTATCAAGTGGAAACAAGCCAAGGCGGATcttgtgagtgaaatcatgatgGTAACATGTTCTCCTACTGCCTGCCGGGCACGGCCCCAAGGGCTCCGCAGACACTGAgggctccccaggccccctcctgGGGCCCCACCTGTCGGCGTGGGTAACAGGATTCCCGCTGTGCAGACCAGGACCTGAGGCCTAGGCCGCCTGGCGGTTCCCCTGGGTCACACCGCGAGGGCAGCCAGGGCCGGGGCCAAGCCTGGCTCAGCTCCCTGGCTCAGTGTCCCCCGGTAAACGCTCGGCCACACCTGGGGGACCACGGACATGACCAGAAGGGAGTTCCCAGGAGCTGTGGGGGCACAGTGTCCCAGACATGTCGGTAAGGGAAAGAAGCAAAGCATAGAATGacagtagaaaagaaaatgtttgggcgcctgggtggctccattggttgagcatctgactcttgatttcagctcaggtcatgatctcagggttgcgagatcCAGCTCTGCgatgggcctggagcctgcttgagagtctctctctccctctcactctgcccctccccctttctatattttttgtttgtttgtttaaagatttatttatttattcatgagagacccacagagagagagagaggcagacacaggcagagggagaagcaggctccatgcagggagcccgatgcgggactcaatcccgggactccaggatcatgccccgagctgaaggcagatgctcaatctctgagccaccccagtgtccccctccctctccctgtgctaaacaagacaaacaaacaaacaaaaaaaacaagccaaaaaagcaacaaaaaagaaaatgtggtgtttGCTTGTCCTTGACTAGAAAGCAGGACCCAGACCTGGCCTGTGGGGCTTTCactttctgtgctctctctcttccgtctagattttttaaaaaaacaacttagagttattcttttcttataaaatgtaaaaacacattTTGGGATGTGTCAAGCCCCTTGGCTGGCAAGTCCGTGTGTGCAGTGGGGCCAGCGCCGCGCCCTGTTCCCAGAGCCCTTTGCGGCAGCCCAGGGCTGGGTTTCCTGTGCGATGTCAGTCTCCTCCTTGAGGACCGCCGGGCGGTGGCGGAGGAGGGCCTGAAGCCGGCCTTGGTGCTGATGGAGAGGAGTGGCACGGGAGGCTTCCCATGGGCCCTGCCTTCCTGCCATCCATGCAAGACCCGGAGAGGTGACACTACCGGCCTGAGGCCACACATCTGGGAGAGGCGCAGCCCGGAGCCGAACCCAGGCTGTGGGCGTCCCTCCTGAGCTCTCCCCCGGCCGAGACCCCTGCCTGCCCAGCCACCCCGCGGCCTCGTTCCACCTGTGTCAGGTGGAGCCAAGTGTGAGCAGGTGACCCCACGCTGACTCTGTTCATTCCTTTGTATCGTGGACTGTCAATCCatccgcccccaccccgccgccccctccATCCACCTGCCCATCCTTCGgcccatctgtctgtccatccctccctccctccgtctatccatctatccacccattcatccaaTCTTTCATCTGCCCACGTGTCCATCCATCCGCCCGCCCGCCCACCCATTCCCCGACTTGCTGTCCTGCAGCTTTAttgccccagcctccccagggtGGCCGTCCCGTGCGGTGCTGTGGGCTCAGGGGCGGTCTggcccggccctgcccgcccGAAGCTCACAGCCGGCTGGGGGACTTCTGACCCGAACCGCAGCCCCGAAGGCTGGGGTGGGTGGCCTGTGTCTCCCGTGGCTGCTTCGGAGAAGGGTGAAGTCTGAGCATGTTTGTTTGGGAGACAAAGGGCCGGCGATACTTGGCTTCGGTGACCGGGGAGGTGACCGGGGAAAACACGCTGGTCTAGTATGTCACCGTCTGGGCGGCCCCTTGCCCGCCCGGCCCCACCCCCACACGCCCCTTGTCTCCTCCGTGCTCTGCTCTGTCCTTGGCGCTCACTGCTGTCCGGCAGCCCCTGCGCCCTTGTCATCTCACCTATTGGCGATCTGTCCCTGTCCCTAGAACGTAAGAACCACGGGGCAGGGACTCCTGTCTGTGGTTACTGCTGTGGTCTCGGAGCCGCTGGGGCTTGAATGCAGGCAGACGCTGAGCTGCGTCTCTCTAAAGGCCAGGCTGGGCATCAGGATCGGCCCTGCGCGGGCTGcatcctgccctctgccctctgccctctgcgtGGCGGCTGCCACTGCCAACTTGTCCTCCCCTCACCCTGCAGTGGCTgggcggcggggctggggctcCCCCTCCATCAGCACCCAGCCTGGTCAAGGCCAGCCTGTGTCCACCCAGCAGAAGACAAGAAAATAGGGAGACAATGGTCCCTGACCAAGGGCCACTGGGACAAGGCTGAGCCCAGTGACATCAACACCTGGCCCTCCTCGCCGGTCCTGCCAGCTTTCTGCTCAGCGGGACCTTGTTTGTGTGACCTGGGCAGGTGCACAGTCTCCTTAAGCCTGAGTGTCCCCGTGGCCACCTCACAGCACTGCCATGTGGGTCATATGGGAGCACGTGTGAAGCCCCTAGGAGGGCCCACTGGGTGACGGCCATGGGGGCAAAGCTCACGGGCACCAGGGCCTGGCCCCTGGCATCAGAAAGGGGCTGCTTGTTCCAGAGTGTCCGGCCATCCCATCCAGCCCTGCCACCTGCAAGGCCTTGGCACATCCCCTTTGTTGGCCTCCGTGGctccatctgtaagatggggaccCTTAGCCCTGCTTCCCTCCGGGGGCTGTGATGAGGACCCCAGGAGCCGGTGAAGGAGTGGTGCTTGGTAGATGGGGCGCGCTGCCAGGGGTCACTGATTTTTTTACGAGGGTTGCAAGGAACCAGCAGGTGGAAGCTGCCTCTTGTGGGGGCCCCTTCCCCTTCCGAAGGCCCTGGCCTTAGTCAGAGGCCCAGtcagcagccctggcctctggTCCCTAGCTGTGGGCCCCTTGCTCAGGGAGCCCTGGtcagtgctgggtgctggggaccgAGCAGAGACAGGcccggcggggcccggggagcagcagacagatgGGGTGCACAGGGACGGTGTGGGACCGTGGGACTGGGGCAGCGGGAAGGGCATGGAGCAGACACTGGGCTGTGACCGGTGTTTGCATGCCGTGGGGCAAGGGGGGGCTCGTGCAAACTGCCCGTGCTCGCCCCCACTTCCTCCCGCCAGCTGGAGCCCCCTGAGGACAGGACGGGCTCTAAGCCACCTCACTGCAGCCTCAGCTCCCCCCAGGTCACATGGTGTTTGTTGAGGGAATGAGGATGGAGCTTCGAGGGGTCCCGGGCAGGAGGAACCCAGAGGAGGCCTGAGGACGCCACAGAGGCCTGAGCCTGGGCCTGGTGGGGGACGTCCCCAGAGGTGTTTGGACCgggcctggggcccagccccGCAGGCAGTGTGGACAGCCAGCCTGTGGCCTCTCACACACTTCCTGATACCTGGGTCCCAGGGGCACTGGGACAAGGGTCgtagggggggcggggggtgggagggagtccAGCTGCCCGGTGCCTGGGTTTGGGCATTGACCCCACGGCCTCTGCCTTCGACGCCACTGGTCAGCGGGCTCCTGCGTCCTGTCCCTCCCCCGGCCCCGGTATTTAAGGTCGCCCGGGAGCTGACGAGCTGCTGTTGAGGCCACCCCGGCGGTGGCACGACTGCTGGCAGGCAGGCAGACCCgagggcctcccccacccctgtgccGTCCATGGATTTTGTCGCTGGAGCCATCGGAGGTAACAGACGGGGAGCTGGGGTGTGCTGGGCCCCGACAGTAGCCCCCCAGGGCAGGGGGCTCGAGGGGCGCCGGAAGTGGTCAGGACCTGGTGCGGCCGCAGGTGCTGGGagggggcacggggtggggggtccGCACGGGCCTGACGTCTCGGCCTGGGGGCCCACGgcggaggggctgggggggttggggggctcaCAGCCATCGGTGTGGGGAAGGGTGGCCGAGCTGCCGTCGGAACGGAGGGCCCGGGCGGGGTGGACAGTGAGGACAAGCAGGCCTGGGGCCGGAAAcccgggctgcagggggtgggCCGGGGAAGGGGGGAGGCCCTGCAAGCCCCCCCACCCGCGGCTGGCTGTGCTGTCCCGGCTGCTGGCCTCCCAAGCTGTTGTCCCTCCTGGGGGCAGCGCTGGTTGCGAAAGGCGAGTCCAGGGAGATAACCGGCCCGCTGGGAAACAGGCTGGGGCCGGGCTCCCCCGCACCGGGCCCTCGATCCTCCAGCCAGGGAGCCTGTTTGGGTGAGGCCCCCTCGGCCTTGCAGGTCTTGCGAAACAGCAGTGGGTGCTGGTCGATACTCCCAGGAATGGCGTGGGGTGCTCTccccccggggcgggggagcAGAGCTGACTCAGGACACACAGGAACCCTGGCCTCACCGGGCACCCTGCTGAGGCCCCAGGCCAGCTGCCGCCCTGGATGTCAGCCCCCCAaggaggaggctcagagaggggactTGACTTGGCCAAGATCACGGAGCCAGGAAGGGCTCTCGAGTCCCGTGTCTGCTCCGGGCCAGGTCAGACCTGGGCTTGTCCTTGTGGAGGACAGACATGGCACGCGTGGGACAGCAGCCAGACCACGTGACGGGGACTCTGATCAACATGTTTTCCAGCACAGAGGCAGCCCAGATGCAGGGGTCAGGGAGGGCTCCAGAGAGGAGGCGATGGCGTGGTGGGGCTCTGATGGACGAGTAGGAGTTTGGTGAGGTCTGTGTGAGGGTCAAGGAGGGAATTCGAACCAAGTCATCCAGTCGGTCCTTTGCTTCATTTGCTTTGTTCACTCACTCCGCACTCGATCATTCATTCATGTGCATTCCTCGAGTCCCGGGATGCCAAGTGATCAGGGCAGAGCCCCGAAGGGCCTTATGGTCCTCAGGTGGCCCTCAGGGTATGTAACCCCAGGAATCTGTGGCTCTCTGGGCTCCCCATGGCAATGCCGGGAGCTCGGACACTGAGGCCCTGGtgtcaggaaaggagaaagaacaggatGGTGGCACCCGGCCCTCTGCAGGGAGAGGGCCCTGGTCTGGGAAGCCTCACATCCCACTCTGTTCCGCTCAGACTTGTGGTTCCAGGCAGTccctcccagagccctgggtGACCTGGGCTTTCCCACCTCCTGGCCTTTGCTGGGTCTGTGCCTCAACCCCACACACCCCCCGCAGCTGGAAGGCAGGCCCATCACAGGCTGCCCGGCCTGGAGACACGGCCCAGCAGGTGTCGGGGCAGAGGCTCTCCCAAAATGTGGCCCCCGAGCTGAGGCCGTGGAGCGTCCCTGGCTTTCCCCAGCCAAGACCCAGGAGGAACTGCTAGAGGCTTGGCTGAGCCTCCGTTTCCTTCTCTGCATCAACGCGCTCAGGGTTGATGAGACATGGTGTGGACAGACGGGTGGGCTGATTGCCAGCGGGAGCGGGTTGCGGTtcggccctgcctccctcctcacctGCTCCCCTGCACCTCCTTCCAGGTGTCTGCGGTGTTGCTGTGGGCTACCCCCTGGACACGGTGAAGGTACGGCAACAGCCAGGCCTCCACCGGCCGCCCGAAGGCCCCTGAGACTAGGCTGCCCTCCAGGTCTCCTGCACCCACCCCtccctgaagcctgcttctctcacagGTCAAGATCCAGACAGAGCCCAAGTACAGGGGCATCGGGCACTGCGTGTGGGACACGTATCGCCGAGAGCGGGTAGGCCTGGGCCCCGGGTAATGGGCAGGAGGCGGTCAGGGCCTCAGACCCCGGGCCCGCCCACCACCCAGGGGAGGCTCAGCTCTGTCATCTGCCGGATGGCCTGCTGCTTTCTCTGAGGACGAGAGCCAGGCGTCGGCACAGAGGGGGTGCCGCCTTCAGGGGAGGGCCTGCAGGTGGCCTCTGGGGCCTCTGATGGTCAGGGAGGGACCTCAGGCGTTTGCGTTTGTCCCCTCGAGGAGGGGCACCCCTTGAAAGCCGTGCCGGGTGGAGCCGTTAGGTGTCCCCAgcgcccagctcagagcctggtCCAGGGGATGCTGGTCGGGGGGTGAACAAAtgcaaaaacagcaacaataaagcATGCTATCCaacgtcctcctcctcctcctcatcaaaTAGCCGTCCCAGGTCCAGCCTGGCCCTCTGTCTCTTCATCCCCTCACATAACCTCGGAAGTGGAGTATTAGGATCCCCAGCTTACAGGCGGGGACGCTCAGAGCCTTGGCAGCCGGAGGCGGGCCCGAGGACCCCCGGCCAGGGAGGCCAGAgcagggcccagccccagccctctcCCCGGCCGGGCCTCCTGACTCGGGCCCTCGGGTCCTGTGTGTCCGCCCGCCAGCTGCGGGGCTTCTACCGAGGCCTCTCGCTGCCCGTGTGCACCGTGTCCCTGATCTCGTCCGTGTCCTTTGGCACCTACCGCCACTGCCTCGCGCACATCTGCCGATTCCGCTACGGCAGCCCCGACGCCAAGCCCGCCAAGACCGACATCACGCTGTCAGGATTTGCCTCTGGCGTGGTCCGCGTGAGTAgggtgggggcgcgggggacCTCAGGACTGCAGGGTTGGGAGAGGCCGAGAGGCGCCCCCAGCCCAGCacagggggaaactgaggctggggcaGCGCACGGACCTGCCTGAGGGCCGGGAGCTGTGGGTCAGGGCTCAGTGGGTTCTCGGCAGCTGCGTGACCTGGGGCAAGAAGCTGGGgagcctctctgggcttctggtCTCTTCACCCGTTAAGAGGCGTGGTGGCGATCCCGAGGGTGAGGGGTGTCAGGCCCCCAGCCGGCGCTGTTAGTAACATTAGTAGGACGATGTTATCGTTATTAAGTATTTAGTATTGTGTTATTCTTACACTAAAAGCTTACATCCGTTACATAATACACGCGTGACATTCGCATATTAATTATGTGATAACCACTCCCACGCGCCTGAGTCACACGTGTTTGCACGACTCCCCTCGTGTATGGAGGCCGCCCTGTGCCCGCGGAGCGTGCTGCAACAGCGAGCACTGGCTTTGAGCCCTGCTGCTCCGGGACGGCCGGGCCAGCGGCGGCTTCTTGGGGTCCGAGCCCCCCGGGGGTTCCGCGGGCAGCGAGAGGCTAAGGGAGGCCCGGCCCGCGGGCGTCTCCTTAggtgccccccactcccactgcAGGTGTTCCTGACCTCGCCCACCGAGGTGGCCAAGGTCCGGCTGCAGACGCAGACGCAGCAGCGGCGCCCCTCGGCCTCGGGGCCCTCGGCTGCGCCCCCCATGTGTCCTGCTCCCCCTGCGGGTTCGGTGCCCGGGCCCAAGTACCGAGGGCCACTGCACTGCCTGGCCACGGTGGCCCGTGAGGAGGGGCTGCGGGGTCTCTACAAGGGCAGCTCGGCCCTGCTCTTCCGGGACGGCCACTCTTTCGCCACCTACTTCCTGTCCTACACCATCCTCTGCGAGCAGCTCACCCCCTGCTGGCCACAGCCAGCCAGGTGAGTGGGGGCCCGGGGCCTGCAGACGGGGGACAGGCACAGCGGGGATCGGGCCGGGAGAGCAGGCGCGGCGCCTCCCAGGGTGGGGAGCTCTGCGCGGGTCAcgcaggccctgccctggcccccccGCTCTGGCGGGCGGCTGAGGCGCtcggcaccccccccccccgcagatgTCTTGGGCGTGCTGCTGGCCGGGGGCTGCGCCGGGGTCCTGGCCTGGGCCGTGGCCACCCCCATGGACGTGATCAAGTCGCGCCTGCAGGCGGACGGGCAGGGCCAGCGGCGCTACCGGGGCCTCCTGCACTGCGTGGTGACCAGCGTCCGCGAGGAGGGGCCGCGCGTCCTCTTCAAGGGGCTGACGCTCAACTGCTGCCGCGCCTTCCCCGTCAACATGGTGGTCTTCGTCACCTACGAGGCCGTGCTGAGGCTCATCCGGGGCCTGTCCACGTAGCCAGCCCGACGCCCCCGGCGCCAACCCGCCAGCGGCTCCCGGACGTCGTAGTGCTGGCGGAGGCGCAGAGCGTGTTGGGGTCTGGGCCCCACTGAGCCGCCGGGACACCCAGATCAGCCGTGCTCGGGGCTTCGTCTGCCCGGCTACGCACCCCGAGGACGTCGAGGGGCCCATCTGCCACCAGCCTGGGGTTGGCCTGAGGGTCGCTGGAGCCAGGGAGGAGTGGGCCGTCGCTCGGAGTGGTTTGAGCATGCCGTCGGAGTCACAGCTCCCTCGTCACCCCTGCCGGCCGCCCACTGGCCGCCCTCCCCGCGAGGCCCCCACTCGGCTCTCCTCGGCTTGCTCCCCTGCAGCAGGCTGCTCAGAGACGGCGCTGGCCGGCCCGCATGGCCAGCGTGGCGCCGGGCCTGCTCACGCACCCTGTCCTGATGGGGGGTCCCAGAGACTCAGCGGGGAGCTGTGACAATAAACCACCTTCGGGCCTGCTCAGTggtgctctgtgctctgtggggcGGGCCGCCGGCTTATCCTCAGAGGCCGAGCCCTCCAGACCGGTGTGGCCAATGTCCCCACTACACAGACAGGCACACCGAGGCCCTGCACTCGGGCTGGCTCCCCCCACTGGGCTTTCGGGGCGCTGAGCCCTGCCATGGGAGGCCACTCCGTCTTCAGCGTGAGGCTTGCTCTCCTCAGCAGCCCCATCCCAAACCCACCCCTTTCTGAGAGAAACTGGGTTCCAGCCCGTTCCAGTTCCTGGCCCCTCGGTTGCCCGGACAATTGGCCGTGAGCCACCTTTCCACAGGGGCCTGGAGTGGGGCGGGAGGGGGTGTGTCCTGAGCACTGCTGGGGGCCGGTCCCTCACGCAGGTCATCACAACCGCCTGACACCAGGTGAGCGGACAGCTCAGAGACAGGGCTGGCCTGCCCTCCGcggcaggggtggtgggggccTCACACCCGCACTTCCGAAGTCCTCTTGGTGGCACCACGTGGCTTCCAgtaacgggggtgggggggggggggggggaacatcGGGACCAGGGCTGGCAGGTACAGCCCTCTGGCAAAGCCAGCCAACACCTGCCTCCATCATACTCACTGATGCTGGCCTTGGCCATGTCTTTGGACTGAGGGACCAGTTCTGGCTCAACACAACTCTCTCCCAGGACACAGGGTGGGCCCTCCTGTCCCACTGACCCAAGCGTTTGCTCACACCTAGAGCTCTCCTCCAGGAACACCCTTCCCTCCTCTGATTCCACATCCCAGGCATTACCTCCTTCAGGAAGCTCTCCCTGCTTGACCACAAGGCTGCTTTTCAGGCTCCCACGGGGCCCTGGCTCCTTGTGGGGTCCCTCATCTGCCCGCCACCCATCATCCCGTTCCACCCAAGACTGTGAGCTGTCTGAGGGCAGCACGGGTCTGATTTGGACTCTCCGGCACAgggcctagcacatagtaggtgct
This Canis lupus familiaris isolate Mischka breed German Shepherd chromosome 8, alternate assembly UU_Cfam_GSD_1.0, whole genome shotgun sequence DNA region includes the following protein-coding sequences:
- the SLC25A47 gene encoding LOW QUALITY PROTEIN: solute carrier family 25 member 47 isoform X1 (The sequence of the model RefSeq protein was modified relative to this genomic sequence to represent the inferred CDS: deleted 1 base in 1 codon) yields the protein MDFVAGAIGGVCGVAVGYPLDTVKVKIQTEPKYRGIGHCVWDTYRRERLRGFYRGLSLPVCTVSLISSVSFGTYRHCLAHICRFRYGSPDAKPAKTDITLSGFASGVVRVFLTSPTEVAKVRLQTQTQQRRPSASGPSAAPPMCPAPPAGSVPGPKYRGPLHCLATVAREEGLRGLYKGSSALLFRDGHSFATYFLSYTILCEQLTPAGHSQPDVLGVLLAGGCAGVLAWAVATPMDVIKSRLQADGQGQRRYRGLLHCVVTSVREEGPRVLFKGLTLNCCRAFPVNMVVFVTYEAVLRLIRGLST